From Cognatishimia activa, one genomic window encodes:
- the aceE gene encoding pyruvate dehydrogenase (acetyl-transferring), homodimeric type codes for MANFEDIDPIESREWQEAIEDVIAKDGADRAHFLLDRAVQQARAAGANLPFSATTPYQNTIPADDQEAFPGDLDMEWRIRTINRWNAMATVVRRNKVSSEYGGHIASFASSAVMYDIGLNHFWRSKSAIHGGDLVFFQGHVIPGIYARSFMEGRLSEEQLENFRSEVAGNGLSSYPHPWLMPDYWQFPTVSMGLGPLMAIYQARFMKYMHNRGHIDMGDRKVWVFLGDGEMDEPESRGAIDLAAREGLDNLIFVVNCNLQRLDGPVRGNHKIVQELEGDFRGAGWNVIKLLWGKGWDELLEKDTTGKLRQLMDETVDGDYQTFKSKDGAYIRKHFFGKYPETAKLVEDWTDEQIWSLRRGGHDPQKVYTAFKRATDTKGQPTCLLVKTVKGHGMGSAGEGQNTTHQQKKMNEDQLRAFRDRFDIPVSDEDVGKAPFVKLNNAQKAYLADRRKALGGEFPKRETVSPKLEIPALDKFSAQLKSTGDREISTTMAFVRILTTLLRDKKMGKNVVPIVPDESRTFGMEGLFRSVGIYNPLGQNYTPQDADQMQYYKETVDGQVLQEGINEAGAMADWIAAATSYSNHGVPMIPFFIYYSMFGFQRIGDLAWAAGDSRARGFMLGGTAGRTTLNGEGLQHEDGHSHILAGTIPNCISYDPTFQYEVAVILQHGMKEMYEEQKDVFYYLTLMNENYAHPDMPMGVEGDIIKGLYRFKEVKKPGKKHVNLMGSGTILVQAIKAAEMLEEDFGVTSDIWSATSFNELARDCQDAERHNRLNPLADPKVPFVAEQLAKTKGPIIAATDYMKNYAEQIRACVPGRYTVLGTDGYGRSDSRVNLRRFFEVDANHIAAAAMVDLYREGGITKAVLEKALKKYDIDGTKPNPRLV; via the coding sequence ATGGCAAATTTCGAAGACATTGATCCAATTGAATCCCGTGAATGGCAGGAAGCCATTGAAGATGTCATTGCGAAGGATGGTGCAGACCGCGCGCATTTCCTATTGGATCGTGCAGTCCAGCAGGCGCGCGCTGCTGGGGCGAACCTGCCATTCTCGGCAACCACCCCTTATCAAAACACCATCCCAGCCGATGATCAGGAAGCCTTCCCAGGTGATCTGGACATGGAATGGCGCATTCGCACTATCAACCGCTGGAACGCAATGGCAACCGTTGTGCGCCGCAACAAAGTTTCCAGCGAATATGGCGGTCACATCGCGTCCTTTGCTTCCTCTGCCGTCATGTATGACATCGGCCTGAACCACTTCTGGCGCTCCAAATCCGCGATCCACGGAGGCGACCTGGTATTCTTCCAAGGCCATGTGATCCCTGGCATCTATGCTCGCTCCTTCATGGAAGGTCGCTTGAGCGAAGAGCAGCTGGAAAACTTCCGCTCCGAAGTGGCCGGCAACGGGTTGTCCTCCTACCCTCACCCATGGCTGATGCCGGATTACTGGCAGTTCCCAACAGTTTCTATGGGTCTTGGTCCGCTAATGGCGATCTACCAAGCCCGGTTCATGAAATACATGCATAACCGTGGTCACATTGACATGGGAGACCGCAAAGTCTGGGTCTTCCTCGGCGATGGCGAGATGGATGAACCAGAATCCCGTGGTGCAATTGACCTTGCAGCACGTGAGGGGCTCGACAATCTGATCTTTGTTGTAAACTGCAACCTACAGCGTCTGGACGGCCCGGTCCGCGGCAACCACAAGATCGTACAGGAGCTCGAAGGCGACTTCCGAGGTGCAGGCTGGAACGTCATCAAACTGCTTTGGGGCAAAGGCTGGGACGAGCTGCTTGAGAAAGACACCACCGGCAAACTGCGTCAGCTGATGGATGAAACCGTCGACGGTGACTATCAGACATTCAAATCCAAAGACGGTGCCTACATCCGCAAGCACTTCTTCGGCAAATACCCTGAGACTGCAAAGCTGGTGGAAGATTGGACTGACGAGCAAATCTGGTCCCTGCGTCGTGGCGGGCACGACCCTCAAAAGGTTTACACCGCATTCAAACGCGCGACAGACACCAAAGGTCAACCAACCTGCCTGCTGGTAAAAACCGTAAAAGGTCATGGCATGGGCTCTGCCGGTGAAGGTCAGAATACGACTCACCAACAGAAGAAAATGAATGAAGACCAACTTCGCGCATTCCGGGATCGTTTTGACATCCCAGTGAGCGATGAAGACGTGGGCAAAGCCCCATTCGTGAAGCTAAACAACGCGCAGAAAGCCTATCTGGCGGATCGCCGTAAGGCTCTGGGTGGTGAGTTCCCTAAACGCGAGACCGTTTCTCCGAAGCTGGAAATTCCTGCTCTGGACAAGTTCTCAGCACAGCTGAAATCCACCGGTGATCGTGAGATCTCTACCACTATGGCCTTTGTCCGTATTCTGACCACGCTTCTGCGCGACAAGAAGATGGGCAAAAATGTTGTGCCAATTGTGCCGGACGAAAGCCGCACCTTTGGTATGGAAGGCCTGTTCCGTTCTGTGGGTATCTACAACCCGCTGGGGCAGAACTACACGCCACAAGATGCGGATCAGATGCAGTACTACAAAGAAACTGTAGATGGTCAGGTTCTTCAGGAGGGCATCAACGAAGCGGGTGCGATGGCTGATTGGATTGCAGCGGCAACGTCTTATTCCAACCACGGCGTACCGATGATCCCATTCTTCATCTACTACTCCATGTTTGGCTTCCAGCGCATCGGCGATTTGGCATGGGCGGCAGGCGACAGCCGTGCACGTGGCTTTATGCTCGGCGGCACAGCAGGTCGGACAACGCTAAATGGCGAAGGTCTGCAACACGAAGACGGTCACAGCCACATCCTTGCGGGCACAATCCCGAACTGCATCAGCTATGACCCAACTTTCCAGTATGAAGTGGCGGTTATCCTGCAGCACGGCATGAAGGAAATGTACGAAGAACAGAAAGATGTCTTCTACTACCTGACACTGATGAACGAAAACTACGCGCATCCGGATATGCCGATGGGTGTGGAAGGCGACATCATCAAAGGTCTCTACCGCTTCAAGGAAGTGAAGAAGCCGGGCAAGAAACACGTCAACCTGATGGGTTCTGGCACGATCTTGGTCCAGGCCATCAAGGCGGCAGAGATGCTGGAAGAGGACTTTGGTGTCACGTCCGATATCTGGTCCGCGACAAGCTTCAACGAACTGGCACGTGATTGTCAGGACGCTGAACGCCACAACCGCCTGAACCCGCTTGCGGATCCGAAGGTTCCGTTTGTGGCAGAGCAATTGGCAAAGACCAAAGGCCCAATCATCGCGGCCACCGACTACATGAAGAACTACGCAGAACAGATCCGCGCCTGTGTGCCGGGTCGCTACACGGTACTCGGCACAGACGGCTACGGCCGTTCCGACAGCCGCGTGAACCTGCGCCGCTTCTTCGAAGTTGATGCCAACCATATCGCAGCAGCGGCCATGGTCGATCTTTATCGTGAAGGTGGCATCACCAAAGCCGTGCTCGAGAAGGCACTTAAGAAATACGACATTGACGGCACCAAGCCGAACCCCCGTCTAGTGTGA
- a CDS encoding uracil-xanthine permease family protein, with product MTATDYRDPNVTPPLGQAVPLGFQHVLAMFASNVTPSIIVAGAAGLAFGSAEQVYLIQMAMLFAGIATLFQTVGFGPVGARLPIMQGTSFAFVGVLAGVAATQGLGVALTACIIGGVIHFLLGSVIGKIRWLFPPLVTGLVILAIGLYLIPVAIKYAAGGAAQFQMEAESFGSLKHWSVALTVVVVSLILKFFTKGITSNAAILIGLLAGYVLAFMVGMVNFGAVGKASWITGITPLPYGFEFSLGAVIAVTLVSIVSAIETVGDASATAKAGAGRDATDEEIAGATYADGLGTAVAGVFGGLPNTSFSQNVGIVGMTGVMSRHVVTIGGLVLVACGLIPKIGAVIASMPLPVLGGGVIVMFGMVAAAGLNVLSEVKLNRRNMVIIAISLAIGLGLNLVPTAVQYLPGVVKILMTSAVAPTALCAIILNLVLPEEAETA from the coding sequence ATGACTGCAACAGACTACCGGGATCCAAATGTGACCCCACCCCTTGGGCAAGCGGTACCGCTTGGCTTTCAACACGTTTTGGCAATGTTTGCGTCAAACGTAACTCCATCCATCATCGTCGCCGGGGCCGCGGGCCTGGCCTTTGGAAGCGCCGAACAGGTCTATCTGATTCAGATGGCCATGCTGTTTGCTGGCATCGCGACGCTTTTCCAAACCGTGGGCTTTGGCCCTGTCGGTGCTCGGCTGCCAATCATGCAGGGCACCAGCTTTGCCTTCGTCGGTGTGCTTGCAGGGGTCGCTGCAACACAGGGCCTGGGCGTCGCGCTAACGGCTTGTATCATTGGCGGCGTGATCCACTTCTTACTTGGCTCTGTGATTGGCAAGATCCGTTGGCTCTTTCCTCCGCTGGTGACCGGCCTGGTGATCTTGGCCATCGGTCTTTATTTGATCCCGGTCGCAATCAAATACGCTGCGGGTGGTGCGGCCCAGTTCCAGATGGAAGCGGAAAGCTTCGGGTCATTGAAACACTGGAGTGTCGCCCTGACCGTCGTGGTGGTCTCATTGATCCTGAAGTTCTTCACCAAGGGCATCACATCAAACGCCGCGATCCTAATCGGACTTTTGGCGGGTTACGTCTTAGCCTTCATGGTCGGCATGGTAAACTTCGGAGCCGTTGGCAAAGCCTCTTGGATCACAGGGATTACCCCCCTGCCCTATGGCTTTGAGTTTAGCCTTGGCGCGGTCATCGCGGTGACCTTGGTATCCATCGTTTCGGCCATTGAAACCGTAGGCGATGCCTCGGCGACGGCAAAGGCCGGTGCAGGACGAGATGCAACAGATGAGGAGATCGCAGGCGCGACCTATGCGGACGGTCTTGGGACCGCAGTCGCCGGGGTCTTCGGGGGTCTGCCAAACACGTCGTTCAGCCAGAACGTCGGCATCGTGGGCATGACCGGCGTCATGAGCCGCCATGTTGTCACCATTGGTGGCCTCGTCTTGGTGGCCTGTGGCTTGATCCCGAAGATTGGCGCGGTGATCGCCTCCATGCCATTGCCCGTCCTGGGTGGCGGCGTGATCGTCATGTTCGGCATGGTCGCAGCTGCTGGATTGAACGTATTGTCCGAGGTCAAACTCAACCGTCGTAACATGGTGATCATTGCGATCTCGCTTGCAATCGGGTTGGGACTCAACTTGGTTCCAACTGCCGTGCAATACTTACCGGGTGTTGTGAAAATTCTGATGACATCAGCAGTCGCGCCAACCGCGCTGTGTGCAATCATTCTGAACTTGGTCCTGCCAGAAGAAGCTGAAACGGCCTAA
- a CDS encoding ureidoglycolate lyase, with translation MKRIVPAPLSSDAFAAFGDVIELGDQAFEINAGLCDRHHDLANVDIIDGRAGISLFEAEPRALPYTFDLVERHPKGSQAFIPMSMTSFLVIVAPDENGTPSTPLAFLTRPGQGVNFYRNTWHGVLTPLQSPGLFAVIDRIGDDTNLEEHIFETQYVVDSPG, from the coding sequence ATGAAAAGGATCGTGCCTGCTCCCCTCTCTTCTGACGCCTTCGCAGCTTTCGGAGATGTCATCGAACTTGGGGATCAGGCCTTTGAGATCAACGCGGGCCTTTGCGACCGGCATCACGACCTCGCCAATGTAGACATCATAGATGGCCGTGCTGGGATCAGCCTTTTTGAGGCAGAGCCTCGGGCTCTTCCTTACACGTTCGACTTGGTTGAAAGGCACCCGAAAGGCAGTCAGGCCTTTATTCCGATGTCCATGACATCTTTTCTGGTGATCGTGGCACCCGACGAAAACGGAACTCCGAGCACTCCACTGGCGTTTTTGACCCGGCCCGGACAGGGTGTCAACTTCTACCGAAACACATGGCATGGCGTTCTGACACCGCTGCAATCACCAGGCTTGTTTGCTGTGATTGACCGCATCGGGGACGACACCAATTTAGAAGAACATATCTTTGAGACACAATATGTGGTAGATTCACCAGGCTAA